The genomic stretch CGTCGAAAAGGTGGATTTCCATTCCTCAGGGAAAGGACGAATACGGTTAGGAGTTAGGTGTCCTGTAGACTCAATGTACGGTTCCAACCGGCTCCGAGAGCAGCACCGCGTAGCCGTCTGGATCGGCGATGAGCATGGTGCGCTCGCCCCAAACCGCCATTTCGAGGTCGCGCAAGACGGGCACCCGGCCCTTTTCCAGGAACTGGGCGACTTGCGGCAGGTTCTTGACGCGGAACTTGATGACCAAGCCCACACAAGGCTTTCGCCCCGACTCGGCTCCGTCTTGAGGCTGCTGCACCAGGAGAATCTCGGTCGCACCCGTGCCAAGGTAGGCGATCCGACTGCCATCCGACGAATCTTGTCCCCGGATCGGCAAGTCGAGCATTCCGTGATAGAACTCGAGGGACCGATCCAGGTCCTGAACGTCCAAAATCATGTGCGAGAAGTTGGTGCACCCCATAACCCTTCGCCAGTGCTAAGCTTTTCGCTCTTGGTTTTCCAATTCCTTCAACGAATTTCACTGGAAATACGGGGTTCCCGTGCTGAAATAGGAAAGAGGACGATGACTGCGCGAACACTGACCACTCTTGCACTTGCCGGGCTTGCCCTCGCGCCACTCGCCGGCTGGGCTCAGATCCAGCGAACGGCGCAGCAGGACACACCGGTTGCCCAAGCCAAGCGATGGGCGCTGGTCGTCGGCGCTAAGGACTACGAATTCTATTCTCCGCTGGACTACGCGGTGAACGATGCAACGGAGTTCGCGCAGACGCTCGTCGAAACCTATCGCTTCGACAAGGACTCCGTGGCTCTGCTGACCGAAGAGCAGGGCCCGAGAAAGACGCCGACGGTGGGTCACATCAAAGGCGAACTAGCCACCATGCTTGCCGACAAGCGGTTCAGCAAGTCGGACCTCTTTGTGTTCTTTTTTGCTGGGCACGGTGTAGGCAAGGACGCCAAGGACTACCTGCTCCCTACCGATGCCCGCCCCGAAAGCGCGACAGACGTGGGCCTTCCGGTCAGCTATATCTTTGAGAAGATCAAGGACGCAGGCCTCAAAAACGTCCTGATTATCGCGGATGCCTGCCGTTCCGGTGGAGAGAACCAGTTTGGCAAAGAGCTTCAGGAGCTCGGCCAGAAGTATAACCTTGCGGTTTTGCTCGGCTGCCAACCGGGCAGACGATCCTATGAGTACGGCGCTTTGAAGCACGGCGCGTTTGCCTATCACCTGCTCAAAGCGCTCACGAAACCGGAACTCCGAGATGCCAGCTCTGGGGCTTTGTGGGCGTCCAAGGTCAGCGAGTACGTCCAGAAGAGCGTCTTCGACTACACCGAGCGCGATTACGGAGAGGCGGCACAGCGCCCCGCCACGTGGAACGACCCAACCCGCGACATCCTCCTCGGCGCGTTTCTGCCGAAGGATTTCTCGAAGGAGGGCCTGCAGAAGCTGCAGGAGCAGGCCAAGTCGCTGGACAAGGCCACGCGGGCCAACGCCCTCATCGAATATGGCCAAGCGCTTTTTGACGAAGACCGCTATGCCGAGTGCGTCGAGGTTTTGAAGACGGTCGAATCTCTCGACGCGTTGACGGCCAGCGCCATGTACACGCTGGGTGTGGCGCTGAAGCTGATGGACAGAACCGGGGAGTCGGCCAAGGTCCTGGAGAAGCTGAGCGGGATGGAGAGCGAGGGCTACTACTCCCAACTTGCAATACTTTCGAACCCTCAGCGCGGCCTCTCGGACGAGAAGAAAGTGGCGGCTGCCGCGGAGCTCTGGTCCATCGACAAGTCCTGGTCGACGGGGATTCTGGTTTGGAACACCTACCGACAGATGGCGCCTCAGGACAAGTACATCGCGTTTCTCAAGGAGTTTGCCGCCTTGGAGGGGTTGACGGACCGGCAGAAGCACTTTGCGGAGGGCGACTTGGCGATCTTCACAAGTCGCTACCCTGACGCCGTTGAGCACTTTCAGGCCGCGCTGAAGGCCAAAGGCGATTCGCCGTCTTCGTTGATCATCCGGCTGATGCTTGTCCCCCCGCTCGAGATATTGGGCAAGACGAAGGAGCTCCAGGCCCTCACGGAAAGCGCGCTCAGGGATGCCGATCCCGCCTACTGGCTGATCCTAAAGGCGCGCTTGGCCAAGCAAGCAGGGGACAAGGATGCCATGGAGGCGGCCCTGGACCAGGTGCTAGACAGCCGGCCGGACTCCGATCAGTTGCTGCAATTGATGCATTTGGCCGGGGTGCGGGCGTTTGTCCTGAAAGACAAGATCCATCGAGAGGCTTCCCGGATGCCCTATTCTTGGAAAGCTCAG from Armatimonadota bacterium encodes the following:
- a CDS encoding VOC family protein; this translates as MILDVQDLDRSLEFYHGMLDLPIRGQDSSDGSRIAYLGTGATEILLVQQPQDGAESGRKPCVGLVIKFRVKNLPQVAQFLEKGRVPVLRDLEMAVWGERTMLIADPDGYAVLLSEPVGTVH
- a CDS encoding caspase family protein; this encodes MTARTLTTLALAGLALAPLAGWAQIQRTAQQDTPVAQAKRWALVVGAKDYEFYSPLDYAVNDATEFAQTLVETYRFDKDSVALLTEEQGPRKTPTVGHIKGELATMLADKRFSKSDLFVFFFAGHGVGKDAKDYLLPTDARPESATDVGLPVSYIFEKIKDAGLKNVLIIADACRSGGENQFGKELQELGQKYNLAVLLGCQPGRRSYEYGALKHGAFAYHLLKALTKPELRDASSGALWASKVSEYVQKSVFDYTERDYGEAAQRPATWNDPTRDILLGAFLPKDFSKEGLQKLQEQAKSLDKATRANALIEYGQALFDEDRYAECVEVLKTVESLDALTASAMYTLGVALKLMDRTGESAKVLEKLSGMESEGYYSQLAILSNPQRGLSDEKKVAAAAELWSIDKSWSTGILVWNTYRQMAPQDKYIAFLKEFAALEGLTDRQKHFAEGDLAIFTSRYPDAVEHFQAALKAKGDSPSSLIIRLMLVPPLEILGKTKELQALTESALRDADPAYWLILKARLAKQAGDKDAMEAALDQVLDSRPDSDQLLQLMHLAGVRAFVLKDKIHREASRMPYSWKAQLVDAIASIVELFQKHGEQDGQKALEEAVNKAGQYADDEIRFMTEAFAMMDNLIVELAGQKGIPVEKVAQIQNLYFSIMLGFVGQFGSYDDAWYQLLYFALSTERSVQLDRIFSNHIGPQLKPGAVNGSLRMYLLQTAMCVGNEPLIEKLLSQGGLLPTDRVDATWLYSAYLASVDRFAEAEKLIQSAPSPTAGFQPLSIALRAWFDARAGRKDAAKAKLGGLEPDGLQVSALMGLAYAALGDWQKAEPLLSPSRSARNWSMTFIHAAACKALFARALERKDLETADSLAYEAGLSQAGNRLFNGFHFGLEPDLGGYRGTVSFSVTMGDDRLESEQGSLSLTFEVGGKVTGTYESAEGKVRTIAGAIDAFGNLTGKVRGEGKELDIAAKLAPSDRYAKMAQLKQPGQLILLYDNEYRTVWIATPK